One genomic segment of Arachis duranensis cultivar V14167 chromosome 4, aradu.V14167.gnm2.J7QH, whole genome shotgun sequence includes these proteins:
- the LOC107485712 gene encoding uncharacterized protein At2g33490 isoform X2 has protein sequence MKSSLNKLRGLALHNHKERRTATAARAVLPLPNVDELAQAAQDLEDMKDCYDTLLSAAAATASSAFEFAESLRDMGSCLLEKTALTDHEDDTGKVLLMLGKMQFKLQKLIDNYRSHVFQTITTPSESLLNELRIVEEMKRQCEEKRDVYEYMVTKYKERGRSKGGKGETFTLQQLQNARDEYDQEATLFVFRLKSLKQGQSRSLLTQAARHHAAQLCFFEKAVKSLETVEPHVKSVTERQHIDYQFSGLEEENGYEEDGDYDDDNENDENDDGELSFDYGQNEQEQDVSTSQNSMEEDFDRLQRNLFSFRVTSGSQSAPLFADSKPDPSEKLRQMRPSLSRKFSSYVLPTPGETKSSTSSGSINQAPSKMLTNLNEPTKKMWHSSPLEQKKNEKVLVDEVPGPTGKNTVSVLKESNSNTTSTRLLPPSVDGILSSKKDDYVSAYSKKIKRHAFSGPLTSNPWPTKPISVETVKLLSGPLLPTPMPKPPSSSPKVSPSASPRFMSSPKISELHELPRPPTSSPSNSRLLDLVAHSGPLFSRGQNQMVPPSNLVASNAASPLPMPPQAMPRSFSIPSSGARGAALQGSRALQTSHRSSISRDIASPPLTPVTLSNNWQ, from the exons GACTTGGAGGACATGAAGGACTGCTACGATACCTTACTTTCCGCAGCTGCAGCAACTGCCAGCAGTGCTTTTG AATTTGCGGAGTCATTGCGTGATATGGGCTCTTGCCTTCTCGAGAAAACCGCCTTGACTGATCATGAAGATGATACTG GAAAAGTCCTCCTTATGCTTGGCAAAATGCAGTTTAAACTCCAGAAGCTCATTGATAACTAT CGTTCTCATGTATTCCAGACAATTACCACTCCCTCAGAGTCTCTTCTGAATGAACTTCGAATTGTGGAG GAAATGAAGCGACAATGTGAGGAGAAAAG AGATGTTTATGAGTATATGGTAACCAAATATAAGGAAAGAGGTAGGTCCAAAGGTGGGAAAGGGGAAACTTTTACATTGCAGCAGTTGCAGAATGCTCGTGATGAATATGACCAGGAGGCTACACTATTTGTTTTCCGATTGAAATCACTAAAGCAAGGACAGTCCCGCAGTCTTTTAACACAGGCAGCACGTCACCACGCCGCTCAG TTGTGTTTCTTCGAGAAAGCAGTCAAGTCCCTTGAGACAGTAGAACCACATGTAAAATCAGTAACTGAACGGCAGCACATTGATTATCAATTCAGTGGTCTTGAAGAGGAGAATGGGTATGAAGAAGATGGAGATTATGATGACGACAATGAAaatgatgagaatgatgatggaGAGTTGAGTTTTGACTATGGACAAAATGAACAAGAGCAAGATGTTTCTACATCACAAAACTCAATGGAG GAAGACTTTGATAGGCTTCAAAGGAATTTGTTTTCCTTCAGGGTTACGTCAGGGAGCCAATCTGCCCCACTTTTTGCTGATAGCAAACCTGATCCCAGCGAAAAGTTAAGACAAATGCGCCCATCTTTATCACGGAAGTTTAGTTCGTATGTGCTACCCACACCAGGTGAGACAAAGAGTTCAACCTCTTCAGGGTCCATTAACCAAGCACCTTCCAAAATGCTGACAAATTTAAATGAGCCTACAAAGAAAATGTGGCATTCCTCCCCTcttgaacaaaagaaaaatgaaaaagttctTGTAGATGAGGTTCCTGGTCCTACAGGAAAAAATACAGTCTCTGTACTCAAGGAGAGTAACAGCAATACTACCTCCACCAGATTGCTGCCTCCTTCGGTAGATGGAATTTTATCCTCTAAAAAAGATGATTATGTTTCTGCTTACTCCAAAAAGATTAAGAGACATGCCTTTTCTGGCCCGTTGACAAGTAATCCTTGGCCTACCAAACCTATATCAGTAGAAACTGTTAAATTGTTATCTGGACCTCTTTTGCCAACCCCAATGCCAAAGCCTCCCTCATCCTCTCCTAAAGTCTCTCCTAGTGCTTCTCCTAGATTTATGTCTTCACCCAAAATCAGTGAGCTTCATGAACTTCCTAGGCCTCCAACTAGTTCCCCATCCAATTCAAGGCTTTTAGATTTGGTGGCTCATTCAGGGCCATTGTTTTCCAGAGGTCAAAATCAAATGGTTCCTCCAAGTAATTTGGTTGCATCAAATGCAGCATCTCCATTGCCAATGCCACCTCAGGCCATGCCTCGTAGTTTCTCCATACCTTCTAGTGGTGCTCGAGGTGCAGCATTACAGGGGTCAAGGGCACTGCAGACGTCTCACAGATCATCTATATCAAGGGATATCGCTTCTCCTCCTCTGACACCAGTAACATTATCTAATAATTGGCAGTAA
- the LOC107485712 gene encoding uncharacterized protein At2g33490 isoform X1 — protein MKSSLNKLRGLALHNHKERRTATAARAVLPLPNVDELAQAAQDLEDMKDCYDTLLSAAAATASSAFEFAESLRDMGSCLLEKTALTDHEDDTGKVLLMLGKMQFKLQKLIDNYRSHVFQTITTPSESLLNELRIVEEMKRQCEEKRDVYEYMVTKYKERGRSKGGKGETFTLQQLQNARDEYDQEATLFVFRLKSLKQGQSRSLLTQAARHHAAQLCFFEKAVKSLETVEPHVKSVTERQHIDYQFSGLEEENGYEEDGDYDDDNENDENDDGELSFDYGQNEQEQDVSTSQNSMELDQVEPTFSKGLTADATKEDFDRLQRNLFSFRVTSGSQSAPLFADSKPDPSEKLRQMRPSLSRKFSSYVLPTPGETKSSTSSGSINQAPSKMLTNLNEPTKKMWHSSPLEQKKNEKVLVDEVPGPTGKNTVSVLKESNSNTTSTRLLPPSVDGILSSKKDDYVSAYSKKIKRHAFSGPLTSNPWPTKPISVETVKLLSGPLLPTPMPKPPSSSPKVSPSASPRFMSSPKISELHELPRPPTSSPSNSRLLDLVAHSGPLFSRGQNQMVPPSNLVASNAASPLPMPPQAMPRSFSIPSSGARGAALQGSRALQTSHRSSISRDIASPPLTPVTLSNNWQ, from the exons GACTTGGAGGACATGAAGGACTGCTACGATACCTTACTTTCCGCAGCTGCAGCAACTGCCAGCAGTGCTTTTG AATTTGCGGAGTCATTGCGTGATATGGGCTCTTGCCTTCTCGAGAAAACCGCCTTGACTGATCATGAAGATGATACTG GAAAAGTCCTCCTTATGCTTGGCAAAATGCAGTTTAAACTCCAGAAGCTCATTGATAACTAT CGTTCTCATGTATTCCAGACAATTACCACTCCCTCAGAGTCTCTTCTGAATGAACTTCGAATTGTGGAG GAAATGAAGCGACAATGTGAGGAGAAAAG AGATGTTTATGAGTATATGGTAACCAAATATAAGGAAAGAGGTAGGTCCAAAGGTGGGAAAGGGGAAACTTTTACATTGCAGCAGTTGCAGAATGCTCGTGATGAATATGACCAGGAGGCTACACTATTTGTTTTCCGATTGAAATCACTAAAGCAAGGACAGTCCCGCAGTCTTTTAACACAGGCAGCACGTCACCACGCCGCTCAG TTGTGTTTCTTCGAGAAAGCAGTCAAGTCCCTTGAGACAGTAGAACCACATGTAAAATCAGTAACTGAACGGCAGCACATTGATTATCAATTCAGTGGTCTTGAAGAGGAGAATGGGTATGAAGAAGATGGAGATTATGATGACGACAATGAAaatgatgagaatgatgatggaGAGTTGAGTTTTGACTATGGACAAAATGAACAAGAGCAAGATGTTTCTACATCACAAAACTCAATGGAG TTGGACCAGGTGGAGCCTACATTTTCCAAAGGTTTAACAGCTGATGCCACTAAG GAAGACTTTGATAGGCTTCAAAGGAATTTGTTTTCCTTCAGGGTTACGTCAGGGAGCCAATCTGCCCCACTTTTTGCTGATAGCAAACCTGATCCCAGCGAAAAGTTAAGACAAATGCGCCCATCTTTATCACGGAAGTTTAGTTCGTATGTGCTACCCACACCAGGTGAGACAAAGAGTTCAACCTCTTCAGGGTCCATTAACCAAGCACCTTCCAAAATGCTGACAAATTTAAATGAGCCTACAAAGAAAATGTGGCATTCCTCCCCTcttgaacaaaagaaaaatgaaaaagttctTGTAGATGAGGTTCCTGGTCCTACAGGAAAAAATACAGTCTCTGTACTCAAGGAGAGTAACAGCAATACTACCTCCACCAGATTGCTGCCTCCTTCGGTAGATGGAATTTTATCCTCTAAAAAAGATGATTATGTTTCTGCTTACTCCAAAAAGATTAAGAGACATGCCTTTTCTGGCCCGTTGACAAGTAATCCTTGGCCTACCAAACCTATATCAGTAGAAACTGTTAAATTGTTATCTGGACCTCTTTTGCCAACCCCAATGCCAAAGCCTCCCTCATCCTCTCCTAAAGTCTCTCCTAGTGCTTCTCCTAGATTTATGTCTTCACCCAAAATCAGTGAGCTTCATGAACTTCCTAGGCCTCCAACTAGTTCCCCATCCAATTCAAGGCTTTTAGATTTGGTGGCTCATTCAGGGCCATTGTTTTCCAGAGGTCAAAATCAAATGGTTCCTCCAAGTAATTTGGTTGCATCAAATGCAGCATCTCCATTGCCAATGCCACCTCAGGCCATGCCTCGTAGTTTCTCCATACCTTCTAGTGGTGCTCGAGGTGCAGCATTACAGGGGTCAAGGGCACTGCAGACGTCTCACAGATCATCTATATCAAGGGATATCGCTTCTCCTCCTCTGACACCAGTAACATTATCTAATAATTGGCAGTAA
- the LOC107485711 gene encoding uncharacterized protein LOC107485711, with the protein MGVFWGTRVLEIVKKHDSGGLVWKRIKLTTTRKANAKKRLLRVWQNEAVLRACSEPPPPKSSSASSNKAHDNVTQS; encoded by the exons ATGGGTGTATTTTGGGGGACTAGGGTTTTGGAGATTGTGAAGAAACATGATTCTGGAGGCCTCGTTTGGAAGAGAATTAAGCTCACTACTACCCGTAAAGCCAATGCCAAGAAGCGTCTCCTCCGCGTTTGGCAG aatGAAGCTGTCCTGAGGGCATGTTCTGAACCACCTCCTCCTAAAAGTTCTTCTGCCAGTAGCAATAAAGCTCATGACAATGTCACACAGAGTTGA